One genomic region from Streptomyces sp. NBC_00457 encodes:
- a CDS encoding acyl-CoA thioesterase yields MNQALRGLLDLLDIEQIEENIFRGQSRSAVVPRVFGGQVAAQALVAAGRTVPEDRLAHSLHAYFLRIGDAGAPIVYNVDRMNDGRSFTTRRVVAIQHGQPIFALSASFQKYEEGFDHQIPMPPAPDPVTLPTAEERLPAYDLAPEVVEKMLEARAAVDLRYVDDPPYGRYGEPREPHSQVWFRTNGKLADDPLLHVVLATYVSDMTLLDSVLLAHGRGGWAVGDVVGASLDHAMWFHRPFRADEWLLYDQESPSAHGGRGLGQARIYTQDGQLAISVIQEGVVRAPRPSPTA; encoded by the coding sequence ATGAACCAGGCACTACGGGGTCTCCTCGATCTGCTCGACATCGAGCAGATCGAGGAGAACATCTTCCGCGGCCAGTCCCGCTCCGCCGTCGTCCCACGCGTCTTCGGCGGACAGGTCGCGGCCCAGGCGCTCGTCGCCGCCGGGCGTACGGTCCCCGAGGACCGTCTCGCCCACTCCCTCCACGCGTACTTCCTGCGCATCGGCGACGCGGGCGCACCCATCGTCTACAACGTCGACCGGATGAACGACGGCCGTTCCTTCACCACGCGCCGCGTGGTCGCGATCCAGCACGGCCAGCCGATCTTCGCGCTCTCCGCCTCCTTCCAGAAATACGAGGAAGGCTTCGACCACCAGATCCCGATGCCGCCCGCCCCCGACCCGGTCACCCTCCCCACCGCCGAGGAACGGCTGCCGGCGTACGACCTCGCCCCCGAGGTCGTCGAGAAGATGCTGGAGGCGCGGGCCGCCGTAGATCTGCGCTACGTCGACGACCCGCCGTACGGCCGCTACGGCGAGCCCCGCGAGCCGCACTCCCAGGTCTGGTTCCGCACCAACGGCAAACTGGCCGACGACCCCCTGCTCCACGTGGTCCTCGCCACCTACGTCTCCGACATGACCCTCCTCGACTCTGTCCTCCTCGCGCACGGGCGCGGGGGATGGGCGGTCGGGGACGTCGTCGGGGCCTCTCTGGACCACGCGATGTGGTTCCACCGGCCCTTCCGCGCCGACGAATGGCTCCTGTACGACCAGGAGTCCCCGTCGGCGCACGGCGGCCGGGGTCTCGGACAGGCCCGGATCTACACCCAGGACGGGCAGCTCGCGATATCGGTGATCCAGGAGGGCGTGGTGCGCGCCCCACGGCCAAGCCCCACGGCCTAG
- a CDS encoding phosphatase, whose amino-acid sequence MPISGTPSRAELVDHLVKTRIAGDVATPRENNLSHYRKLANGDRHYWLGLELGERWTDEQDVLAVMTERVGVHDDPEYRYGQDTIDPELTVDALERMAARLRKAADGEQRVLFATGHPGGLLDVHRATAAALRTAGCEIVVIPDGLQTDEGYVMQFADVAMLEHGATLWHTHSGAPMRAILTALEQEGRPLPDLVVADHGWAGYAAQHGVDSVGYADCNDPALFLAESEGTLQVAVPLDDHVLSPRYYDPLTAYLLSEAGLT is encoded by the coding sequence ATGCCGATATCCGGGACCCCCAGCCGCGCCGAGCTCGTCGACCACCTCGTGAAGACCCGTATCGCGGGCGACGTGGCCACGCCTCGCGAGAACAACCTCTCCCACTACCGCAAGCTGGCCAACGGCGACCGGCACTACTGGCTCGGCCTCGAGCTCGGCGAGCGCTGGACGGACGAGCAGGACGTGCTCGCGGTGATGACCGAGCGGGTGGGTGTGCACGACGACCCGGAGTACCGGTACGGCCAGGACACCATCGACCCCGAGCTGACGGTCGACGCGCTGGAGCGGATGGCGGCCCGGCTGCGCAAGGCGGCCGACGGCGAGCAGCGGGTGCTGTTCGCCACCGGCCACCCCGGCGGACTGCTCGACGTACACCGCGCCACGGCCGCCGCGCTGCGCACGGCCGGCTGCGAGATCGTCGTCATCCCGGACGGCTTGCAGACGGACGAGGGATACGTCATGCAGTTCGCGGACGTGGCGATGCTGGAGCACGGCGCCACGCTGTGGCACACGCACTCCGGCGCCCCGATGCGCGCCATCCTCACCGCCCTGGAGCAGGAGGGCCGCCCGCTGCCCGACCTGGTCGTCGCCGACCACGGCTGGGCGGGATACGCCGCCCAGCACGGCGTGGACTCCGTGGGGTACGCGGACTGCAACGACCCGGCCCTCTTCCTCGCCGAGTCGGAAGGCACCCTCCAGGTGGCGGTCCCCCTCGACGACCACGTCCTCAGCCCGCGGTACTACGACCCGCTGACGGCGTATCTGCTGTCCGAGGCGGGGCTCACCTAG
- a CDS encoding PucR family transcriptional regulator: MPEPSVPPTPPVPLASLLAREDLALRQIAGPTDPDIVIHWAHTSEMADPYPYLLGGELLLTAGVHIPDAAGSGTYFDDYVSRIVAAGGAALGFGLAPVHDTVPRALVAACEAYELPLVEVPPQTTFSGVARAVWQLMAQARLAELRRVTEAQQSLAAAASRPDPVPSVLRQLAQRVGGRTVLFGPDGGEIAAAGRGPGGELREALADLAGVVRPTDAAARRGGRGATAAADRTSAGHPAGEPGGAAPANRPPAGPSHPTSAAVPGRAARADRPPAARPAPVGPVRPTSATDTIAGTHLAAYALGAGQGFVLGIAAPQRDPGDHTIASVAAVLLTLLTGEHHSGAGAARSSALVRLLLGAPPEEVAPLLGADRWLVVHARPDAPRPDAMAASALGAALGSPLVDLAEDVVRVLLPLREIEPQPGWTLGVSAPAAPQEWPSADTQAARALARARATRTALVRHGARPGLAELLPPEEAEAHARALLAPVAAAPALTETLRTWLSLHGSWDRTAVALSVHRNTVRQRIARCGALLGADLDDPDVRMELWFALRKG, from the coding sequence ATGCCGGAACCCTCTGTTCCCCCCACCCCACCCGTGCCCCTCGCGTCCCTCCTGGCCCGCGAGGACCTCGCCCTGCGCCAGATCGCCGGGCCCACCGATCCGGACATCGTCATCCACTGGGCGCACACCTCGGAGATGGCGGACCCGTACCCGTATCTGCTGGGCGGCGAGCTGCTGCTGACGGCCGGCGTGCACATCCCGGACGCGGCGGGCTCGGGCACGTACTTCGACGACTATGTCTCCCGGATCGTCGCGGCGGGCGGCGCGGCCCTCGGCTTCGGGCTCGCCCCGGTGCACGACACGGTGCCGCGGGCGCTGGTCGCGGCCTGCGAGGCGTACGAGCTGCCACTCGTCGAGGTCCCGCCGCAGACCACCTTCTCCGGCGTCGCCCGCGCGGTCTGGCAGCTCATGGCCCAGGCCCGCCTCGCGGAGCTGCGCCGGGTGACGGAGGCCCAGCAGAGCCTGGCCGCCGCGGCCTCCCGCCCGGACCCGGTGCCGTCGGTGCTACGGCAACTGGCACAGCGGGTCGGCGGACGGACGGTGCTGTTCGGACCGGACGGCGGGGAGATCGCGGCGGCGGGGCGGGGGCCGGGGGGTGAGTTGCGGGAGGCGCTGGCGGATCTGGCGGGAGTCGTACGGCCGACGGACGCGGCGGCGAGGCGGGGCGGGCGCGGCGCGACGGCCGCCGCGGACCGCACGTCCGCAGGACACCCGGCCGGTGAGCCCGGCGGGGCGGCACCAGCCAACCGCCCACCCGCAGGCCCCTCCCACCCCACCTCCGCCGCCGTCCCCGGCCGGGCGGCACGAGCCGACCGCCCACCCGCCGCCCGACCGGCCCCGGTCGGCCCCGTCCGCCCCACCTCCGCCACCGACACCATCGCCGGCACCCACCTCGCCGCCTACGCTCTCGGCGCCGGCCAGGGCTTCGTGCTGGGCATCGCGGCCCCGCAGCGCGACCCCGGTGACCACACCATCGCCTCCGTCGCCGCTGTGCTGCTCACCCTCCTCACCGGCGAGCACCACAGCGGCGCGGGCGCGGCCCGGTCCTCCGCGCTGGTACGGCTGCTGCTGGGCGCCCCGCCCGAGGAGGTCGCGCCGCTGCTGGGCGCCGACCGGTGGCTGGTCGTGCACGCGAGGCCGGACGCGCCGCGTCCCGACGCCATGGCGGCCTCGGCGCTGGGCGCGGCGCTCGGTTCGCCGTTGGTGGACCTGGCGGAGGATGTCGTACGCGTGCTCCTGCCCCTTCGTGAGATCGAGCCGCAGCCGGGCTGGACGCTCGGGGTCAGTGCGCCCGCCGCGCCGCAGGAGTGGCCGTCGGCCGACACCCAGGCGGCCCGTGCCCTGGCACGCGCGCGTGCCACCCGCACCGCGCTGGTCCGGCACGGCGCCCGCCCGGGTCTCGCCGAACTCCTCCCGCCGGAAGAGGCGGAGGCGCACGCCCGCGCACTCCTCGCTCCCGTCGCCGCCGCTCCGGCCCTCACCGAGACCCTGCGCACCTGGCTTTCCCTGCACGGGAGTTGGGACCGTACGGCCGTCGCGCTGTCCGTGCATCGCAACACCGTGCGGCAGCGGATCGCCCGGTGCGGGGCGCTGCTGGGCGCCGACCTGGACGATCCGGACGTACGCATGGAGTTGTGGTTCGCGCTGCGGAAAGGGTGA
- a CDS encoding sodium:solute symporter, protein MAIDYAVIVVYLVGMLAMGWWGMRRAKSKSEFLVAGRRLGPTMYSGTMAAIVLGGASTIGGVGLGYQYGLSGAWMVFTIGLGLLALSVFFSARIARLKVYTVSEMLDLRYGGRAGVVSGVVMWAYTLMLAVTSTIAYATIFDVLFDMNRTVAIVLGGSIVVAYSTLGGMWSITLTDMVQFVVKTIGVLLLLLPIAVVKAGGFSEMKAQLPTEYFDPLGIGGETIFTYVLIYTFGMLIGQDIWQRVFTARSDKTAKWGGTVAGTYCLAYALAGAVIGTAAKVLYPKLGSADDAFATIVKDELPVGVRGLVLAAALAAVMSTSSGALIACATVANNDIWSRLRGKITGGDRDEVKDNRAFILIMGLAVIGTAIALNNVVEALTVAYNLLVGGLLVPILGGLLWKRGTAQGALASVAVGGLAVIGLMATYGILANEPIYYGLLSSLATYVVVSLATPATDAAVLAAWRERLAGRAPEPRSEPVPAHQ, encoded by the coding sequence GTGGCCATCGACTACGCAGTGATCGTCGTCTATCTGGTCGGCATGCTGGCCATGGGCTGGTGGGGCATGCGCCGCGCCAAGTCCAAGAGCGAGTTCCTGGTCGCGGGCCGTCGCCTGGGCCCGACCATGTACTCCGGCACCATGGCCGCGATCGTCCTCGGCGGCGCGTCCACCATCGGGGGCGTCGGGCTGGGTTACCAGTACGGGCTGTCCGGCGCCTGGATGGTCTTCACCATCGGCCTCGGACTCCTCGCCCTCTCCGTCTTCTTCTCCGCCCGCATCGCCCGCCTCAAGGTCTACACCGTCTCCGAGATGCTCGACCTGCGCTACGGCGGCCGCGCGGGCGTCGTCTCGGGTGTCGTCATGTGGGCGTACACCCTCATGCTCGCGGTCACCTCGACGATCGCGTACGCCACGATCTTCGACGTCCTCTTCGACATGAACCGCACCGTCGCGATCGTCCTCGGCGGCTCGATCGTCGTCGCGTACTCCACGCTCGGCGGCATGTGGTCGATCACGCTGACGGACATGGTGCAGTTCGTGGTGAAGACGATCGGCGTGCTGCTGCTCCTGCTGCCCATCGCCGTCGTCAAGGCGGGCGGCTTCAGCGAGATGAAGGCGCAGCTGCCCACCGAGTACTTCGACCCGCTGGGCATCGGCGGCGAGACGATCTTCACCTACGTGCTGATCTACACCTTCGGCATGCTCATCGGTCAGGACATCTGGCAGCGCGTGTTCACCGCGCGCAGCGACAAGACGGCGAAATGGGGCGGCACGGTCGCGGGGACGTACTGCCTCGCGTACGCCCTCGCGGGCGCCGTCATCGGTACGGCGGCCAAGGTGCTGTACCCGAAGCTGGGGAGCGCGGACGACGCCTTCGCGACCATCGTGAAGGACGAACTCCCGGTGGGTGTACGGGGGTTGGTGCTGGCCGCCGCGCTCGCGGCTGTCATGTCGACGTCCTCCGGCGCGCTGATCGCCTGTGCCACCGTCGCCAACAACGACATCTGGTCGCGGCTGCGGGGGAAGATCACGGGCGGTGACCGCGACGAGGTCAAGGACAACCGCGCCTTCATCCTCATCATGGGCCTCGCGGTGATCGGTACGGCCATCGCGCTGAACAACGTCGTCGAGGCGCTGACGGTGGCGTACAACCTGCTCGTCGGCGGACTCCTCGTGCCGATCCTCGGCGGGCTGCTGTGGAAGCGGGGCACCGCCCAGGGCGCGCTCGCCTCCGTCGCCGTCGGCGGTCTCGCCGTCATCGGCCTGATGGCGACGTACGGCATCCTCGCCAACGAGCCCATCTACTACGGGCTGCTGTCGTCGCTGGCCACTTACGTCGTCGTATCCCTGGCGACTCCGGCGACCGACGCGGCCGTACTCGCGGCCTGGCGTGAGCGGCTCGCCGGGCGGGCGCCCGAACCCCGGTCGGAGCCGGTCCCGGCGCACCAGTAA
- the speB gene encoding agmatinase — MSSTETPRGPVDSSRIPRYAGPATFARLPRLDEVGRADVAVVGVPFDSGVSYRPGARFGGNAIREASRLLRPYNPAQDASPFALAQVADGGDIAVNPFNINEAVETVEAAADELLGTGARLMTLGGDHTIALPLLRSVAKQHGPVALLHFDAHLDTWDTYFGAEYTHGTPFRRAVEEGILDTSALSHVGIRGPLYGKQDLDDDAKLGFGIVTSADVMRRGVDEVADQLRQRIGDRPLYISIDIDCLDPAHAPGTGTPEAGGMTSRELLEILRGLAGCNLVSADVVEVAPAYDHAEITSVAASHTAYELTTIMSRQIAEARAQ; from the coding sequence ATGAGCAGCACCGAGACGCCCCGCGGCCCCGTCGACTCCTCCCGCATCCCGCGGTACGCCGGACCCGCGACCTTCGCCCGGCTGCCGCGGCTCGACGAGGTCGGCCGTGCCGATGTCGCCGTGGTCGGCGTGCCGTTCGACTCGGGCGTCTCGTACCGGCCGGGCGCCCGCTTCGGCGGCAACGCGATCCGTGAGGCGTCCCGGCTGCTGCGCCCGTACAACCCGGCGCAGGACGCGTCCCCCTTCGCGCTGGCGCAGGTCGCGGACGGCGGGGACATCGCGGTGAACCCGTTCAACATCAACGAGGCCGTGGAGACGGTCGAGGCGGCGGCGGACGAGCTGCTGGGGACGGGGGCCAGGCTGATGACCCTCGGCGGCGACCACACCATCGCGCTCCCGCTGCTCCGTTCCGTGGCCAAGCAGCACGGCCCGGTGGCGCTGCTGCACTTCGACGCGCACCTCGACACCTGGGACACGTACTTCGGCGCCGAGTACACGCACGGGACGCCGTTCCGGCGGGCGGTGGAGGAGGGGATCCTGGACACCTCGGCCCTCTCCCACGTCGGTATTCGCGGCCCCCTCTACGGCAAGCAGGACCTGGATGACGACGCCAAGCTCGGCTTCGGCATCGTGACGTCCGCGGATGTCATGCGGCGCGGTGTCGACGAGGTCGCCGACCAGCTGCGTCAGCGCATCGGCGACCGCCCGCTGTACATCTCCATCGACATCGACTGCCTGGACCCGGCGCACGCGCCCGGCACGGGGACGCCCGAGGCGGGCGGCATGACGTCGAGGGAGCTGTTGGAGATCCTGCGGGGTCTGGCCGGCTGCAACCTGGTCTCGGCGGATGTCGTCGAGGTGGCGCCCGCGTACGATCACGCCGAGATCACGTCGGTGGCCGCGTCCCACACGGCGTACGAACTGACCACGATCATGTCCCGCCAGATTGCAGAGGCCCGCGCACAGTGA
- a CDS encoding thiamine pyrophosphate-binding protein, giving the protein MTHDHDLVLRPTEAQISAALNPPPGRNGGDLVVETLAALGTTTVFGLPGQHALGMFDALRRSDLRYIGLRVENNAGFAADAYGRITGEAAPLLLSTGPGALTSLAALQEAAAASAPVLAISSQIPTAGLGGGRHGYLHELPDQAASFRGVVKSVHTVRTQSQIPSAIEAAWKSALTAPHGPVWVEIPQDVLLAQTSIPVVTGGDAFPDELPPRPELTAVAADLLSKAARPAIIAGGGVVRADASGKLRQLAEMLQAPVVTTPGGKGAFPWKHPLSLQSWIEDRHTTDFLEDADVLLVVGSGLGEVSSNYHTFKPRARVVQIEADLGKLESNHPALGIHADARLALQALLETVEERPDPSAPERVRAVLAKVSERIAAQELTLEQQVLASVRAALPADSPSFWDMTILAYWAWSAFDAKGPNLLHSAQGAGGLGYGFPAALGAAAADPSRPVLAVSGDGGALYSIAELATAKQYDLPVTWLIVDDGGYGILREYMNDAFGEATATELTRPDYVALAESFGVPGVRTSPETLETDLAKALAAPGPSVVVLPAVLRMFAPTHL; this is encoded by the coding sequence GTGACTCACGACCACGACCTGGTGCTCCGTCCGACCGAGGCGCAGATCTCGGCCGCGCTGAATCCTCCCCCCGGCCGCAACGGCGGAGACCTGGTCGTGGAGACGCTGGCGGCGCTCGGCACGACGACGGTGTTCGGGCTGCCCGGCCAGCACGCGCTCGGCATGTTCGACGCGCTGCGGCGGTCCGACCTGCGGTACATCGGGCTGCGGGTGGAGAACAACGCCGGGTTCGCGGCCGACGCGTACGGCCGGATCACGGGCGAGGCGGCACCGCTGCTGCTGTCGACGGGACCGGGCGCGCTGACGTCACTGGCGGCGCTCCAGGAGGCGGCGGCGGCTTCGGCGCCAGTCCTCGCGATCAGCAGCCAGATCCCGACGGCGGGGCTGGGCGGCGGTCGCCACGGCTATCTGCATGAACTCCCGGACCAGGCGGCCTCGTTCAGGGGCGTGGTGAAGTCCGTCCACACCGTCCGTACGCAGTCACAGATCCCGTCCGCGATCGAGGCGGCCTGGAAGTCGGCGCTGACGGCCCCGCACGGCCCGGTGTGGGTGGAGATCCCGCAGGACGTGCTGCTGGCACAGACCTCGATCCCGGTGGTGACGGGCGGCGACGCCTTCCCCGACGAGCTGCCGCCGCGCCCCGAACTGACGGCGGTGGCAGCCGACTTGCTGTCGAAGGCGGCCCGCCCGGCGATCATCGCGGGCGGGGGAGTGGTACGGGCGGACGCGAGCGGCAAGCTGAGGCAGCTCGCGGAGATGCTCCAGGCCCCGGTGGTCACCACGCCCGGCGGCAAGGGCGCGTTCCCCTGGAAGCACCCGCTGTCGCTCCAGTCGTGGATCGAGGACCGGCACACCACGGACTTCCTGGAGGACGCGGACGTCCTGCTGGTGGTCGGCTCGGGTCTGGGCGAAGTGTCGTCCAACTACCACACGTTCAAGCCGCGCGCCCGGGTCGTCCAGATCGAGGCCGACCTCGGCAAGCTGGAGTCCAACCACCCGGCACTGGGCATCCACGCGGACGCGCGACTGGCGTTGCAGGCGCTGCTGGAGACGGTGGAGGAGCGGCCGGACCCGTCGGCGCCGGAGCGGGTGCGGGCGGTCCTGGCGAAGGTCTCCGAGCGCATCGCCGCCCAGGAACTCACCCTGGAACAGCAGGTGTTGGCGTCGGTGCGGGCGGCGCTCCCCGCTGACTCCCCGTCCTTCTGGGACATGACGATCCTGGCCTATTGGGCCTGGTCCGCCTTCGACGCCAAGGGCCCCAACCTCCTGCACTCCGCCCAGGGCGCCGGCGGCCTCGGCTACGGCTTCCCGGCGGCGCTGGGCGCCGCGGCGGCGGACCCTTCGCGTCCGGTGCTGGCGGTGTCGGGCGACGGAGGCGCGCTCTACTCCATCGCCGAGCTGGCCACGGCCAAGCAGTACGACCTGCCGGTCACCTGGCTCATCGTCGACGACGGCGGCTACGGCATCCTGCGCGAGTACATGAACGACGCCTTCGGGGAGGCGACGGCGACGGAACTGACCCGGCCGGACTATGTGGCGCTGGCGGAGTCCTTCGGGGTCCCGGGGGTTCGTACGTCCCCCGAGACCCTGGAGACGGACCTGGCGAAGGCGCTGGCAGCGCCGGGGCCGTCGGTGGTCGTTCTGCCGGCTGTGCTGCGGATGTTCGCGCCTACGCACCTCTAG
- a CDS encoding endonuclease I family protein, which yields MLATRTRHWKPVALATAAVLVGLTASTLTATPAAATTTAYDDTYYADAIGKTGTALKSSLHTIISDQTKLSYSAVWNALKVTDQDPNNSGNVILLYSGISRSKSLNGGSTGNWNREHTWAQSHGDFGTSAGPGTDLHHLRPEDVQVNSIRGNKDFDNGGSSFTNSGGSLTDSNSFEPRDAVKGDVARMILYMAVRYEGDDSWADLEPNDAVTNGSTRFHGRLSVLKQWNDEDPPSTFEENRNEVIYDTYQGNRNPFIDHPEWVESIW from the coding sequence ATGCTGGCGACACGCACCCGGCACTGGAAGCCCGTGGCTCTGGCCACCGCGGCCGTCCTGGTCGGCCTCACCGCCTCGACGCTGACCGCGACCCCCGCCGCGGCCACGACCACGGCGTACGACGACACGTACTACGCCGACGCGATCGGCAAGACCGGTACGGCGCTGAAGAGCTCGCTCCACACGATCATCAGCGACCAGACGAAGCTGTCGTACTCGGCGGTCTGGAACGCGCTGAAGGTGACGGACCAGGACCCGAACAACAGCGGCAACGTGATCCTGCTGTACTCGGGCATCTCCCGCAGCAAGTCGCTGAACGGAGGCAGCACCGGCAACTGGAACCGCGAGCACACGTGGGCGCAGTCCCACGGCGACTTCGGCACCTCGGCCGGCCCTGGCACGGACCTGCACCACCTGCGCCCCGAGGACGTCCAGGTCAACAGCATCCGCGGCAACAAGGACTTCGACAACGGCGGCAGCAGCTTCACCAACTCCGGCGGCAGCCTCACCGACTCGAACTCCTTCGAGCCCCGCGACGCCGTCAAGGGCGACGTCGCCCGCATGATCCTCTACATGGCCGTCCGCTACGAGGGCGACGACAGCTGGGCCGACCTGGAGCCCAACGACGCCGTCACCAACGGCAGCACCCGGTTCCACGGCCGCCTCTCCGTCCTGAAGCAGTGGAACGACGAGGACCCGCCGAGCACCTTCGAGGAAAACCGCAACGAGGTCATCTACGACACCTACCAGGGCAACCGCAACCCGTTCATCGACCACCCGGAGTGGGTCGAGTCGATCTGGTGA
- a CDS encoding DMT family transporter — MPNRTTTLLPARPDARLLTGPAPILISAVLWGTTGTASSLAPAGAPAAAIGSAGLTLGGILLFLTSRGARSLPAVCTRRERWLLVLGALAVAGYPVTFYPAVARTGVAVTTVIALGSAPVFAGLLSWMTGQSRPTARWTLATAAAVLGCALLVLGPELTGQATPMDVTGVALAAGAGLSYAVYSLIGGRLITRGHASDAVMGVLFGAAGLLVLPLVLLVDTQWLTTARGAAVAGHLALFTVALAYRLFGYGLRHTPASTATSLTLAEPAVAAVLGVTVLGERLPTASWCGLAVLGLGLVFVSGDRQR, encoded by the coding sequence GTGCCGAACCGCACCACCACTCTGCTTCCCGCGCGCCCTGACGCGCGCCTTCTCACCGGCCCCGCGCCCATCCTCATATCGGCCGTGCTGTGGGGCACGACCGGCACCGCCTCCTCCCTGGCCCCGGCCGGCGCCCCGGCGGCGGCGATCGGCTCCGCCGGGCTCACACTCGGCGGCATCCTGCTGTTCCTCACCTCCCGCGGCGCCCGCTCCCTGCCCGCCGTCTGCACCCGCCGTGAGCGGTGGCTGCTGGTGCTGGGCGCGCTGGCGGTGGCCGGATATCCGGTCACCTTCTATCCGGCGGTGGCCCGCACCGGCGTCGCGGTGACGACGGTGATCGCGCTCGGCAGCGCACCGGTCTTCGCCGGACTGCTGTCCTGGATGACCGGGCAGTCCCGGCCCACCGCACGTTGGACGCTCGCCACGGCGGCGGCCGTCCTGGGCTGCGCGCTCCTGGTACTGGGCCCCGAACTCACCGGTCAAGCCACGCCGATGGACGTGACGGGCGTCGCGCTCGCCGCGGGGGCCGGACTGTCGTACGCCGTCTACTCGCTGATCGGCGGTCGGCTCATCACCCGCGGCCATGCGTCCGACGCGGTGATGGGCGTGCTGTTCGGCGCGGCCGGGCTGCTCGTCCTGCCGCTCGTGCTGCTGGTGGACACGCAGTGGCTGACCACGGCACGCGGCGCGGCGGTGGCCGGCCACCTCGCCCTGTTCACCGTCGCGCTTGCCTACCGGCTCTTCGGATACGGGCTGCGCCACACCCCCGCCTCGACGGCCACGTCACTGACCCTGGCCGAGCCCGCCGTCGCCGCGGTCCTGGGCGTCACCGTCCTCGGCGAACGCCTGCCGACCGCCTCCTGGTGCGGGTTGGCCGTCCTCGGGCTGGGGCTGGTGTTCGTCAGCGGTGATCGTCAGCGATGA
- a CDS encoding helix-turn-helix transcriptional regulator, protein MADDSADAILAALLPVIDGLAETFGPTCEVVLHDYRRGEQSVAAVSGAVTGRKVGGALSEIGLAVLAQGGAATNDINYVTRTGDGRIIKSSTMPLRDGAGHVFGALCVNVDVTALRQAGDLLTALAGTPPVQVTDTTFSNDFDDVVDALIRAEEVSRGKPVSSLTRVERLALLHVLDRRGVFTVRNAVPRIAERLGVSRSAVYADLNECRSGEESR, encoded by the coding sequence ATGGCCGACGACAGCGCGGACGCGATCCTGGCGGCGTTGCTGCCGGTCATCGATGGGCTGGCGGAGACGTTCGGGCCGACGTGCGAGGTCGTGTTGCACGACTACCGGCGGGGTGAGCAGTCGGTCGCGGCGGTCTCCGGTGCGGTGACCGGCCGCAAGGTCGGCGGCGCGCTGAGCGAGATCGGGCTGGCCGTGCTGGCGCAGGGGGGCGCGGCGACGAACGACATCAACTACGTGACGCGCACGGGGGACGGGCGGATCATCAAGTCGTCGACCATGCCGTTGCGCGACGGTGCGGGCCATGTGTTCGGGGCGCTGTGCGTCAATGTCGACGTCACGGCTCTGCGGCAGGCCGGCGACCTGCTGACGGCGCTGGCGGGGACGCCGCCCGTGCAGGTCACGGACACCACGTTCAGCAACGACTTCGACGACGTGGTCGACGCGCTGATCCGGGCCGAGGAGGTGTCACGCGGCAAGCCGGTGAGCAGTCTGACCCGGGTGGAGCGGCTGGCCCTCCTCCACGTCCTGGACCGGCGCGGTGTCTTCACGGTGCGCAACGCGGTGCCGCGGATCGCCGAACGGCTCGGGGTGTCCCGCTCGGCGGTCTACGCGGATCTCAACGAGTGCCGCAGCGGCGAGGAGAGCCGATGA
- a CDS encoding esterase-like activity of phytase family protein — protein MRLRTVLATATAGLAAATCLTAAGPANAGENHACSPSVAIQGFSDALDKTTYQGTYVGNFSALAVDRNGDLAALSDRSSLFTLDRRTLQPKSVVQLADENGTALDSEGLVVERDGTRLISSETEPSVRRYSRDGKILDRLPVPASLQVAPAGRAVTNGTFEGLTMLPGGRTLLASMEYALSGDTAGIVRWQTWKRHHGTFGLGAQYAYRADTGLGVPEVTALPDGRFLVLERGFTSGVGNTVRLYLADPRRATDTGGIDTLTGQDGVRLVKKTLLADLVNCPTLGATAKQPQPNPLLDNIESMTITGWTKGRLKVLLASDDNQNATQTTRFYDLRVSTAPR, from the coding sequence ATGCGTCTGAGAACCGTACTCGCGACCGCCACCGCCGGCCTGGCGGCGGCCACCTGCCTCACCGCCGCAGGGCCCGCCAACGCGGGCGAGAATCACGCCTGTTCGCCCTCCGTCGCCATCCAGGGCTTCTCCGACGCCCTGGACAAGACGACGTACCAGGGCACCTATGTCGGCAACTTCTCCGCGCTCGCCGTGGACCGGAACGGCGACCTCGCCGCGCTCAGCGACCGCTCGTCGCTGTTCACGCTGGACCGCAGGACCCTCCAGCCGAAGTCCGTCGTCCAGCTCGCCGACGAGAACGGCACCGCGCTGGACTCCGAGGGCCTGGTCGTGGAGCGGGACGGCACCCGGCTCATCAGCTCCGAGACCGAGCCGTCCGTACGCCGCTACTCCCGCGACGGCAAGATCCTCGACCGTCTGCCGGTACCGGCCTCTCTCCAGGTCGCCCCGGCCGGGCGGGCCGTCACCAACGGCACCTTCGAGGGCCTGACCATGCTCCCCGGCGGGCGCACCCTGCTCGCGTCGATGGAGTACGCGCTGTCCGGCGACACCGCCGGCATCGTCCGCTGGCAGACCTGGAAGCGGCACCACGGCACCTTCGGGCTCGGCGCCCAGTACGCCTACCGGGCCGACACCGGCCTCGGCGTCCCCGAGGTCACCGCGCTGCCCGACGGCCGGTTCCTCGTCCTGGAGCGCGGCTTCACCTCCGGCGTCGGCAACACCGTCCGCCTCTACCTCGCCGACCCGCGCCGCGCGACCGACACCGGCGGCATCGACACGCTGACCGGCCAGGACGGCGTACGGCTGGTCAAGAAGACCCTCCTCGCCGACCTCGTGAACTGCCCGACACTCGGCGCGACCGCCAAGCAGCCCCAGCCCAACCCCCTCCTCGACAACATCGAGTCCATGACGATCACCGGCTGGACCAAGGGCCGCCTGAAGGTACTGCTGGCCAGCGACGACAACCAGAACGCGACACAGACGACGCGCTTCTACGATCTCCGGGTAAGCACAGCGCCCCGTTAG